In one Cyclopterus lumpus isolate fCycLum1 chromosome 24, fCycLum1.pri, whole genome shotgun sequence genomic region, the following are encoded:
- the mep1a.1 gene encoding meprin A, alpha (PABA peptide hydrolase), tandem duplicate 1 codes for MERALLWFGLVALAASYTVPASPGVHEVYENGEDENPTLNLGSGANLLEGDILIPEGKNAMIDKRYRWKFPIPYILGDDLDLNAKGCVHQAFEMYRLKSCIDFKPYEGEKTFIKFVKRGGCFSSVGDQQTGQILSLGSGCDHKAVIEHELLHALGFYHEQSRTDRDDYVDIWLNQVTPGLENNFNKYNDDYVTDQNTAYDYESVMHYRPFSFNKNASIPTITTKIPEFYNIIGQYLDFSEMDTVRLNRMYNCSGPLTLLDQCAFESASICGMIQASSDDADWVHTESSAGAEDHTLLGKCRDAGYFMHFSTMTGKPLESALLESRTLYPKRKLQCLQFFYKMTGSSNDRLVIWVKMDDGTGAVRRMKKIQTFYADSDETWKLAHVLMEVGVKFRYSFQAVRGAPAASADPAAGIYIDDISLTETRCPDTVWRIQNFSRIMETANSSTVMDSPRFYSPEGYGYGVRVMPLSSYTDYTGNYVGLYFHLVSGENDAVMQWPAVNRQATLVVMDQDPDMKHRMSSARSLTTDMRKTSDGQLFWDNPSKTGTFDPSCKCFRSESWGWRNFIKHFDLMRHNYLKNDDLFIFVDFEDITSLIKTEVPITPAE; via the exons ATGGAGCGAGCCCTGCTGTGGTTTGGTCTCGTGGCTCTAGCCGCTTCATACACT GTACCCGCTTCCCCTGGGGTCCACG AGGTTTACGAGAATGGCGAGGACGAGAACCCCACCCTGAACCTGG GATCAGGCGCCAACCTTCTTGAAGGGGACATTTTAATTCCA GAAGGAAAGAATGCCATGATTGACAAAAGATACAGATGGAAATTTCCAATTCCTTATATTCTGGGTGACGATTTGG ATCTGAACGCCAAGGGCTGCGTCCACCAGGCTTTTGAAATGTACCGGCTGAAGTCTTGCATTGACTTCAAGCCTTATGAGGGAGAGAAGACGTTCATCAAGTTTGTAAAGAGAGGCGG GTGTTTCTCCAGCGTTGGTGACCAGCAGACCGGCCAGATTCTGTCTCTGGGGTCCGGCTGTGACCACAAGGCGGTGATTGAACACGAGCTGCTCCACGCTCTGGGGTTTTACCACGAACAGTCCCGCACAGACAGGGACGACTACGTCGACATCTGGCTGAATCAGGTGACGCCGG GACTCgaaaacaacttcaacaagtaCAACGACGACTACGTCACCGACCAAAACACGGCATACGACTACGAGTCCGTCATGCATTACAGGCCCTTCTCCTTCAATAAGAACGCATCCAtccccaccatcaccaccaaaATACCGGAATTCTACAATATCATTGGCCAGTACCTGGACTTCAGTGAGATGGACACCGTCAGGCTCAACCGAATGTACAACTGCT CTGGTCCCCTCACCCTGCTGGACCAGTGTGCCTTTGAGTCCGCCAGCATTTGCGGGATGATCCAGGCCTCCTCCGACGATGCCGACTGGGTCCATACCGAGAGCAGTGCGGGTGCAGAGGATCACACCCTCCTGGGAAAATGCAGAG ATGCTGGGTACTTCATGCACTTCAGCACCATGACTGGGAAGCCTCTGGAGTCCGCACTGCTGGAATCCCGAACGCTCTACCCCAAGAGGAAGCTTCAGTGTCTGCAGTTCTTCTACAAGATGACCGGAAGCTCCAATGACAGGCTGGTGATCTGGGTCAAGATGGACGACGGCACAGGCGCCGTTCGTAGAATGAAGAAAATACAAACCTTTTACG CGGATTCTGACGAAACATGGAAGCTCGCCCACGTCCTGATGGAGGTCGGAGTGAAATTCCGCTATTCCTTCCAAGCGGTGCGCGGCGCTCCCGCCGCATCCGCCGATCCCGCCGCCGGTATCTACATCGACGACATCAGCCTGACCGAGACACGCTGCCCCGACACCGTGTGGAGGATCCAGAACTTCTCCAGGATCATGGAAACGGCCAACAGCAGCACCGTTATGGACAGCCCTCGTTTCTACAGCCCCGAAGGCTACGGCTACGGCGTCCGTGTCATGCCACTGTCGAGTTACACCGATTACACCGGGAACTACGTGGGGCTGTACTTCCACCTGGTCAGCGGGGAGAACGATGCAGTGATGCAGTGGCCAGCGGTAAACAGACAGGCCACCTTGGTGGTGATGGACCAAGACCCAGACATGAAGCACAGGATGTCCTCCGCACGCAGCCTCACCACCGATATGAGGAAGA CATCAGACGGACAGCTGTTTTGGGACAATCCATCCAAGACGGGGACGTTCGACCCCTCCTGCAAATGCTTCAGAAGCGAATCGTGGGGCTGGAGGAACTTCATCAAGCACTTTGACCTCATGCGGCACAATTACCTCAAGAACGACGACCTCTTCATCTTCGTGGACTTTGAGG ATATAACATCACTGATCAAAACAGAAGTCCCCATTACACCAGCGGAGTGA
- the LOC117727420 gene encoding protein FAM177A1 isoform X1, translating to MNDSHQEPSPDERETGFGSPALSNQRRRIIHFSSGETLEQEEEEEEEEEPSSNRPPFSEPAERTRMSFKNVALLVGRISLLTCDFLGERLAGALGLNAAKYQYAIDQHHRNHKVKQPAARPRTPMSEARQRRSTSTPDWVGVITELQEKQGTLLTTRAVRRNTWTPVKDVTTEPTMQMRIN from the exons ATGAACGACAGCCACCAGGAA CCGTCACCAGACGAACGGGAAACCGGCTTTGGGAGTCCTGCCCTGTCCAATCAGAGAAGGAGGATCATCCACTTCTCCAGCGGTGAAActctggagcaggaggaggaggaggaggaggaagaggagccgtCATCAAACAGGCCTCCCTTCAGTGAACCTGCAGAGAGG ACTAGAATGTCGTTCAAGAATGTGGCCCTTCTGGTTGGGAGGATCTCCCTTCTGA CCTGCGATTTCCTTGGAGAGAGGCTAGCTGGCGCACTGGGACTGAATGCGGCCAAATACCAGTACGCCATAGATCAACATCACCGCAAccacaaagtaaa ACAACCAGCAGCCAGACCCAGGACACCCATGTCGGAGGCCAGGCAGAGACGATCCACCTCCACCCCGGACTGGGTGGGGGTCATTACGGAGCTACAGGAGAAGCAGGGCACCCTGCTGACTACCCGAGCTGTGAGGAGAAACACTTGGACACCAGTGAAGGACGTCACAACAGAGCCTACCATGCAGATGAGgattaattga
- the LOC117727420 gene encoding protein FAM177A1 isoform X2, which translates to MNDSHQEPSPDERETGFGSPALSNQRRRIIHFSSGETLEQEEEEEEEEEPSSNRPPFSEPAERTRMSFKNVALLVGRISLLTCDFLGERLAGALGLNAAKYQYAIDQHHRNHKTTSSQTQDTHVGGQAETIHLHPGLGGGHYGATGEAGHPADYPSCEEKHLDTSEGRHNRAYHADED; encoded by the exons ATGAACGACAGCCACCAGGAA CCGTCACCAGACGAACGGGAAACCGGCTTTGGGAGTCCTGCCCTGTCCAATCAGAGAAGGAGGATCATCCACTTCTCCAGCGGTGAAActctggagcaggaggaggaggaggaggaggaagaggagccgtCATCAAACAGGCCTCCCTTCAGTGAACCTGCAGAGAGG ACTAGAATGTCGTTCAAGAATGTGGCCCTTCTGGTTGGGAGGATCTCCCTTCTGA CCTGCGATTTCCTTGGAGAGAGGCTAGCTGGCGCACTGGGACTGAATGCGGCCAAATACCAGTACGCCATAGATCAACATCACCGCAAccacaaa ACAACCAGCAGCCAGACCCAGGACACCCATGTCGGAGGCCAGGCAGAGACGATCCACCTCCACCCCGGACTGGGTGGGGGTCATTACGGAGCTACAGGAGAAGCAGGGCACCCTGCTGACTACCCGAGCTGTGAGGAGAAACACTTGGACACCAGTGAAGGACGTCACAACAGAGCCTACCATGCAGATGAGgattaa
- the brox gene encoding BRO1 domain-containing protein BROX isoform X1, with protein sequence MAHWFHRNPLKATATVSFNFYGVAGSPAANKICNDLRTNRVRLLEMFTDVTCNPEIMKNATDVYFSLLQGFISSLDGTTQENKMRFIQNFKWTDTLQGNTPSAQQDAVFELVSMAFNVALWYTKFASRLAGKENVTEAEAKDVHRSLKVAAGIFKTLKEVHIPRLITPAEKGRDLEPRVIDAYIIQCQAEAQEVTIARAIELKHNATLIAALAFETANFYQKADHTLNTLEPECSSKWRKYFQLKQHFYMAYAFCYHGQTLLASDKCGEAIRSLQEAEKCYSHAEVLCKEYRQTKGPGTTAKPSEQLFFLKLGGVIKNTLEKCQRENGFIYFHKIPVEAPQLELKASYGLAEPIPFELPPLSEQCTPEVYATFDLTKGAKNDKAKPKEEEVKPVKEPDLKPQKDTGCVLS encoded by the exons ATGGCACATTGGTTTCACAGAAACCCACTGAAGGCAACGGCGACCGTGTCCTTTAATTTCTACGGCGTGGCAGGGAGCCCCGCTGCCAATAAGATATGCAA TGACCTGAGGACAAACAGGGTGAGACTGCTGGAGATGTTCACAGATGTCACCTGCAACCCCGAGATCATGAAAAATGCCACGGACGTATACTTCTCCCTCCTCCAAG GCTTTATCTCGTCCTTGGATGGAACTACTCAGGAGAACAAGATGAGGTTCATCCAGAACTTCAAGTGGACTGACACCTTACAAGGAAACACACCAAG TGCCCAGCAGGATGCGGTCTTTGAACTGGTCTCCATGGCCTTCAACGTAGCCCTCTGGTACACCAAGTTCGCCTCGAGACTAGCAGGGAAAGAAAA CGTGACAGAGGCTGAAGCGAAAGATGTTCACCGGAGCCTGAAAGTTGCTGCTGGTATATTCAAAACCCTCAAG GAGGTCCACATCCCTCGTCTCATCACCCCGGCCGAAAAGGGCCGAGACCTGGAGCCCCGAGTGATCGACGCATACATCATCCAGTGCCAAGCAGAGGCGCAAGAAG TGACGATTGCCAGAGCGATTGAACTGAAGCACAACGCCACACTGATCGCCGCATTGGCATTTGAGACCGCAAACTTCTATCAAAAAGCCG ACCACACGTTGAACACCTTGGAGCCAGAGTGCAGTAGCAAATGGAGGAAGTACTTTCAGCTGAAGCAGCACTTTTACATGGCTTAT GCGTTCTGCTACCACGGACAGACGCTGCTGGCGAGTGACAAGTGTGGCGAGGCTATACGATCTCTCCAGGAGGCggaaaaat GTTACTCGCATGCCGAGGTGCTGTGTAAAGAGTACCGTCAGACCAAAGGGCCCGGGACCACGGCCAAACCATCGGAGCAGCTGTTCTTCCTCAAACTGGGCGGCGTCATTAAGAACACGCTGGAGAAGTGCCAAAGAGAAAATGGCTTCAT ATACTTCCACAAGATCCCAGTTGAGGCCCCCCAGTTGGAGTTGAAGGCGAGTTACGGCCTGGCTGAGCCAATCCCCTTCGAGCTGCCGCCCCTCAGTGAGCAGTGCACTCCTGAAGTCTACGCCACCTTTGACCTGACCAAGGGAGCCAAAAATGACAAG GCCAAGcccaaggaggaggaggtgaaaccAGTGAAGGAACCAGATCTGAAGCCTCAGAAGGACACAGGCTGTGTCCTCTCCTAA
- the brox gene encoding BRO1 domain-containing protein BROX isoform X2: protein MAHWFHRNPLKATATVSFNFYGVAGSPAANKICNDLRTNRVRLLEMFTDVTCNPEIMKNATDVYFSLLQGFISSLDGTTQENKMRFIQNFKWTDTLQGNTPSAQQDAVFELVSMAFNVALWYTKFASRLAGKENVTEAEAKDVHRSLKVAAGIFKTLKEVHIPRLITPAEKGRDLEPRVIDAYIIQCQAEAQEVTIARAIELKHNATLIAALAFETANFYQKAGYSHAEVLCKEYRQTKGPGTTAKPSEQLFFLKLGGVIKNTLEKCQRENGFIYFHKIPVEAPQLELKASYGLAEPIPFELPPLSEQCTPEVYATFDLTKGAKNDKAKPKEEEVKPVKEPDLKPQKDTGCVLS, encoded by the exons ATGGCACATTGGTTTCACAGAAACCCACTGAAGGCAACGGCGACCGTGTCCTTTAATTTCTACGGCGTGGCAGGGAGCCCCGCTGCCAATAAGATATGCAA TGACCTGAGGACAAACAGGGTGAGACTGCTGGAGATGTTCACAGATGTCACCTGCAACCCCGAGATCATGAAAAATGCCACGGACGTATACTTCTCCCTCCTCCAAG GCTTTATCTCGTCCTTGGATGGAACTACTCAGGAGAACAAGATGAGGTTCATCCAGAACTTCAAGTGGACTGACACCTTACAAGGAAACACACCAAG TGCCCAGCAGGATGCGGTCTTTGAACTGGTCTCCATGGCCTTCAACGTAGCCCTCTGGTACACCAAGTTCGCCTCGAGACTAGCAGGGAAAGAAAA CGTGACAGAGGCTGAAGCGAAAGATGTTCACCGGAGCCTGAAAGTTGCTGCTGGTATATTCAAAACCCTCAAG GAGGTCCACATCCCTCGTCTCATCACCCCGGCCGAAAAGGGCCGAGACCTGGAGCCCCGAGTGATCGACGCATACATCATCCAGTGCCAAGCAGAGGCGCAAGAAG TGACGATTGCCAGAGCGATTGAACTGAAGCACAACGCCACACTGATCGCCGCATTGGCATTTGAGACCGCAAACTTCTATCAAAAAGCCG GTTACTCGCATGCCGAGGTGCTGTGTAAAGAGTACCGTCAGACCAAAGGGCCCGGGACCACGGCCAAACCATCGGAGCAGCTGTTCTTCCTCAAACTGGGCGGCGTCATTAAGAACACGCTGGAGAAGTGCCAAAGAGAAAATGGCTTCAT ATACTTCCACAAGATCCCAGTTGAGGCCCCCCAGTTGGAGTTGAAGGCGAGTTACGGCCTGGCTGAGCCAATCCCCTTCGAGCTGCCGCCCCTCAGTGAGCAGTGCACTCCTGAAGTCTACGCCACCTTTGACCTGACCAAGGGAGCCAAAAATGACAAG GCCAAGcccaaggaggaggaggtgaaaccAGTGAAGGAACCAGATCTGAAGCCTCAGAAGGACACAGGCTGTGTCCTCTCCTAA
- the LOC117727466 gene encoding alpha-1,6-mannosyl-glycoprotein 2-beta-N-acetylglucosaminyltransferase, with translation MRFRLLRRNLLALLGVSVVVVTLLVTTRVLLVPDIDASVPNTDVGVTGRIVHCGDAANFDFSSLPELTKSVYNANYKQCVRNADAFPGEPGLVLVVQVHNRPEYLRLLIRSLEKAAEVHGFLLIFSHDYFSEEINTIVQEITFCKVLQIYFPFSTQLYPGGFPGKDPRDCPRDTSKDNALKTGCLNAAHPDSYGHYREAFITQTKHHWWWKLHFVWERVQVMQGYSGFLIFLEEDNYILPDFFHYYKSMIEFRRSSCPDCDMLALGNHNGLADFTTLSNKVMTTGWMSTKHNIGMAISREVYYKLMGCNNEYCTYDDYNWDWTLQHLSGTCISKPIKVLVAKGSRVLHTGDCGLHQKENCRPEWASQKAEEGLIAAKDGLFPPSLVLSSAEVAEHKAHMKNGGWGDVRDHILCKNYAKRL, from the coding sequence ATGAGGTTTCGGCTGCTCCGACGGAACCTGCTCGCGCTGCTGGGTGTTTCCGTTGTAGTCGTGACTCTCCTGGTGACCACGCGCGTGTTATTAGTTCCCGACATTGACGCGAGCGTCCCCAATACCGACGTCGGTGTGACTGGTCGGATCGTGCATTGCGGCGACGCGGCGAACTTCGACTTCAGTTCGCTCCCGGAGTTGACGAAGTCTGTTTACAACGCCAATTACAAGCAGTGCGTGCGCAACGCGGACGCGTTCCCAGGGGAGCCTGGACTGGTGCTGGTTGTGCAGGTCCACAACAGGCCCGAATACCTCCGGCTGCTCATCAGGTCACTGGAGAAAGCCGCTGAGGTCCACGGCTTCCTCCTGATCTTCAGCCATGACTATTtttcagaggaaataaacaccatTGTGCAAGAGATAACTTTCTGCAAAGTGCTGCAGATTTATTTCCCCTTCAGCACCCAGCTGTATCCTGGCGGGTTTCCTGGGAAGGACCCACGGGACTGCCCCCGGGACACATCCAAGGACAACGCTTTGAAAACAGGATGCCTCAACGCAGCCCACCCGGACTCCTACGGCCACTACAGGGAGGCCTTCATCACTCAGACCAAACACCACTGGTGGTGGAAGCTGCACTTTGTGTGGGAGCGGGTGCAGGTGATGCAGGGCTACAGCGGCTTTTTGATCTTCCTGGAGGAGGACAACTACATCTTGCCGGACTTCTTCCATTACTATAAATCAATGATAGAGttcaggaggagcagctgccCGGATTGCGACATGCTGGCGTTGGGAAACCACAACGGCCTGGCTGATTTTACCACACTGTCCAATAAGGTGATGACAACCGGGTGGATGTCCACGAAACATAACATTGGCATGGCCATCTCTCGGGAGGTGTACTACAAGCTGATGGGCTGCAACAACGAGTACTGCACCTACGACGACTACAACTGGGACTGGACCCTGCAGCACCTCTCCGGAACCTGCATATCGAAGCCCATCAAGGTGCTGGTGGCGAAGGGCTCCAGGGTCCTCCATACGGGGGACTGCGGCCTCCACCAGAAGGAAAACTGCAGGCCGGAGTGGGCCTCGCAGAAGGCGGAGGAGGGCCTCATCGCGGCCAAGGACGGactcttccctccatctctggTGCTCAGCAGCGCGGAAGTGGCGGAGCACAAGGCGCACATGAAGAACGGAGGGTGGGGGGACGTTCGAGACCACATTCTATGCAAGAACTACGCCAAACGTCTTTGA